One stretch of Glandiceps talaboti chromosome 7, keGlaTala1.1, whole genome shotgun sequence DNA includes these proteins:
- the LOC144437300 gene encoding microfibril-associated glycoprotein 4-like: MAFSGFALLVLFFTVCNSQPTAVDKYTCRQHQSNTYDNIEEIKQQQTSTNDKIEALETTMMDIVQHQTSTNEEIQELHTSISSMMDILQNIQTKLEDLTNTPTPTARDCYDLLQQGITQSGVYTVTPDNSASIEVYCDMDTDSGGWTVFQRRQDGSVDFYLYWDDYKTGFGNLDGEFWLGNDNIYRLTNQGRQYELRVDLEDFENETRYAVYDGFSISDETDNYRLNIGSYSGDAGDSLTPHQGLQFSTSDRDHDQYEIGNCAAAYTGAWWYGRCHYSNLNGQYLGGQTPQYGTGVVWLHWKGVYYSLKHTEMKIRPLI, from the exons atggcATTCTCTGGATTCGCCCTGCTGGTTTTGTTTTTCACTGTGTGTAATAGTCAGCCAACTGCAGTCGACAAGTATACATGCAGACAACATCAGTCAAATACATATGATAACATAGAAGAAATCAAACAACAGCAAACATCTACAAATGATAAGATAGAAGCACTAGAAACTACCATGATGGACATCGTACAACACCAAACATCTACAAATGAGGAAATACAAGAACTGCACACCTCTATCAGCTCAATGATGGACATTTTACAGAACATACAGACCAAATTAGAAGATCTGACTAATACACCAA CACCTACAGCAAGAGATTGCTATGATCTGCTACAACAAGGAATTACACAGAGTGGTGTTTATACAGTAACCCCTGATAACAGTGCATCTATTGAAGTTTATTGTGACATGGACACAGATTCAGGAGGTTGGACG GTGTTTCAGAGACGACAAGATGGAAGTGTTGATTTTTATCTCTACTGGGATGACTACAAGACTGGCTTTGGTAACTTGGATGGAGAATTCTGGTTGGGTAATGACAACATTTATAGACTAACTAATCAAGGTCGTCAGTATGAACTCAGAGTGGATCTGGAAGATTTTGAAAATGAGACAAGATATGCAGTGTATGATGGATTTTCTATCAGTGATGAGACTGATAATTACAGACTGAATATTGGATCTTACAGTGGAGATGCAG GAGATTCATTAACTCCTCACCAGGGTTTGCAGTTCAGTACTAGCGATAGGGACCATGACCAATATGAAATCGGTAATTGTGCTGCTGCATACACAGGAGCATGGTGGTATGGACGTTGTCACTATTCAAACCTTAATGGTCAATATCTAGGTGGACAGACTCCTCAATATGGAACTGGTGTGGTGTGGCTTCATTGGAAGGGAGTTTACTATTCTCTGAAGCATACAGAGATGAAAATAAGACCATTGATATAG
- the LOC144437301 gene encoding ryncolin-2-like, producing MDTLQSIQTKLEDLTNTPISTARDCYDLLQQGITVSGVYTVAPESRVSSSMDVYCDMETDSGGWTVFQRRQDGSVDFYLYWDDYKTGFGNLDGEFWLGNDNIYRLTNQGRQYEFRLELEDFENETRYAVYDRFSISDEAANYTLEVGAYSGDAEDSLTPHQSLQFGTRDRDNDKHEGGNCAAIYTGAWWYGRCHGANLNGQYLGGQTDQYATGVVWQRWKGYYYSLKYTEMKIRPLI from the exons ATGGACACTTTACAGAGCATACAGACCAAATTAGAAGATCTGACTAATACACCAA TATCTACAGCAAGAGATTGCTATGATCTGCTACAACAAGGTATTACTGTGAGTGGTGTTTATACAGTAGCTCCAGAAAGCAGAGTAAGCTCATCAATGGATGTTTATTGTGATATGGAAACAGATTCAGGAGGTTGGACG GTGTTTCAGAGACGACAAGATGGAAGTGTTGATTTTTATCTCTACTGGGATGACTACAAGACTGGCTTTGGTAACTTGGATGGAGAATTCTGGTTGGGTAATGACAACATTTATAGACTAACTAATCAAGGTCGTCAGTATGAATTCAGATTGGAGCTGGAAGATTTTGAAAATGAGACAAGATATGCAGTGTATGATAGATTTTCTATCAGTGATGAGGCTGCTAATTACACATTGGAAGTAGGAGCTTATAGTGGAGATGCAG AAGATTCATTAACTCCCCACCAGAGTTTGCAGTTCGGTACGAGAGATAGGGACAATGACAAACATGAAGGTGGTAATTGTGCTGCTATATACACAGGAGCATGGTGGTATGGACGTTGTCATGGTGCAAACCTTAATGGTCAATATCTAGGTGGACAGACTGATCAGTATGCAACTGGTGTAGTGTGGCAACGTTGGAAGGGTTATTACTATTCTCTGAAGTATACAGAGATGAAAATACGACCATTGATATAG
- the LOC144438028 gene encoding transmembrane protease serine 9-like has product MSNQCGDGECVVHHTGYLCRCLPQRNCGEEYVVITKAPKNLLTLVGLEFELNCHGNKPSAVEWYKDGNHVFSTDAYKENRLFISGRYELLVINAKEVDGGTYTCVLKHGIYATEEDARVNVIQENIPTTTCGIKTIGSRVYGGRESTEGNWPWMAMLLENDNLICGGVLLNQRWVLTALCLPSVKVASRMLQAPKLGWITGWGKVEGLQNPSLLHEAKLQIYDERTCQRHHRKILTSEMFCAGSPLGEAGKEACNGDSGGPFVQESDGQWYLLGLISWRNDCGSLHKPGIYTVIHKFYDWIDQHTHIKDEADYCFSNPCKNGGTCIRVPHGFHCLCAEGWDSSDCSKEKIKINDGPKNSTTAAGSTIYLVCDADRPSGHQWFKDGRIIEETNAYRTGRWLPASGHQNLIFVLSFAEESDSGQYTCRVIDRDSSSYAESSAWVHVNPNNATTDICAIPHPRRRIYGGQSSTKGKWPWMALIRPQAQTHSKTFCGVPIPSTDNGSDLETLQPGSCSWVIGWGETSTETFSETLQEVSLQLFDDTECAKRHSHSITKNMLCAFPPNGQKGKDACKGDSGGPLMAIVEDQWTLIGLVSWGIGCADPNLPGVYTNVLRFKEWIERTIS; this is encoded by the exons ATGAGTAACCAATGCGGAGATGGAGAATGTGTCGTACACCATACTGGATACCTATGTCGCTGTTTACCACAGCGGAATTGTGGAGAAG aatatgtcGTTATCACAAAAGCTCCTAAAAACTTGTTAACATTAGTTGGATTGGAATTTGAGTTGAACTGTCACGGAAATAAGCCATCTGCTGTTGAATGGTACAAGGATGGAAACCATGTGTTTTCTACAGATGCATACAAAGAAAATAGACTCTTTATCAGTGGAAGATACGAACTATTAGTGATCAATGCAAAGGAGGTAGATGGAGGAACATATACTTGTGTGTTAAAACATGGTATATACGCCACTGAAGAAGACGCAAGGGTAAACGTTATCCAAGAAAACATTCCGACCA CAACGTGTGGAATAAAGACCATTGGTTCAAGAGTCTACGGTGGAAGAGAATCAACTGAGGGAAATTGGCCGTGGATGGCAATGTTgttagaaaatgataatttaatcTGTGGAGGAGTACTTCTCAATCAAAGATGGGTGCTTACTGCTC TTTGCTTACCTTCAGTGAAAGTAGCGTCCAGAATGTTACAAGCACCGAAATTAGGTTGGATTACTGGTTGGGGGAAAGTTGAAGGCTTGCAAAACCCTTCTTTGTTGCACGAG GCTAAACTTCAGATATATGACGAAAGGACATGCCAACGGCATCATAGGAAGATTCTAACGAGTGAAATGTTCTGTGCTGGTTCTCCTCTTGGTGAAGCTGGGAAAGAAGCTTGTAATGGCGACAGCGGTGGACCATTCGTACAAGAG AGTGACGGACAGTGGTATCTACTAGGCCTAATAAGTTGGCGAAATGATTGTGGTAGCTTACATAAACCTGGAATATATACAGTGATTCATAAATTCTATGATTGGATTGACCAGCATACACATATCAAGGATGAAGCTG ATTATTGTTTTTCTAATCCGTGCAAGAATGGAGGAACGTGTATTAGGGTACCTCATGGGTTTCATTGCCTCTGTGCGGAAGGATGGGACTCGAGTGATTGTTCCAAAG AGAAAATCAAGATAAATGATGGACCCAAAAACTCCACAACTGCAGCTGGCTCGACCATCTATTTGGTTTGTGATGCAGATCGACCGTCTGGCCATCAATGGTTCAAGGATGGCAGAATTATTGAGGAAACTAATGCGTACCGTACAGGACGGTGGTTGCCTGCAAGTGGTcatcaaaatttgatatttgtgttgtcatttgccGAAGAATCAGACAGTGGACAATATACCTGTAGAGTAATAGATCGTGATAGTTCAAGCTATGCTGAATCAAGTGCTTGGGTTCACGTGAATCCAAATAATGCCACTACAG ACATATGTGCCATCCCCCATCCTCGACGAAGAATATATGGTGGTCAAAGTTCAACGAAAGGGAAATGGCCCTGGATGGCACTCATAAGGCCTCAAGCACAAACACACAGTAAAACATTTTGTGGAG TTCCGATTCCATCAACTGATAATGGAAGTGACTTGGAGACACTTCAACCAGGAAGCTGTAGCTGGGTGATTGGTTGGGGGGAAACTAGTACTGAAACATTCTCAGAGACGCTGCAAGAG GTAAGCCTACAGCTTTTCGACGATACCGAATGTGCAAAACGCCACAGTCACAGTATTACAAAGAATATGCTATGTGCCTTTCCTCCAAACGGACAGAAGGGAAAGGATGCATGTAAAGGTGATAGTGGTGGACCATTGATGGCAATT GTTGAAGACCAATGGACGTTGATTGGCTTAGTGAGCTGGGGAATCGGCTGTGCAGATCCAAATCTACCTGGAGTATATACCAATGTGTTAAGATTTAAAGAATGGATCGAACGAACTATAAGCTGA